The genomic stretch GGGTTAAACGTAGGTGTGTTCATTAGAGAGCTAAAAGACAAAGGAGTGATAAATGACACACTGAAACGCCAAATTGAGGAAAATTATTCCTACGAAGAACAAATGCAGGTTCTCATTCTGCACATGTTAAATGAAACAAGATTCAACCTATGCGAATTGTGCCGTTGCCTGAGAAGTATTGCCCCAAGATTAGCTGATCTGATAGAAAACACAAACACCGATGGAAAGGAAATAGGTGGGATAACCTTTTCATGTTCTAACTTTACTACATAATATTATAGTAGATAAGTAGATATTTCGAAGCATATATCGTAACCCAGCCAAAATATTtggtttgaatgatttttttgtgATGAAATATGTAACACTCTATGGGTCAATGCGATTTCATATTACAATGTGAAGAAAACTGCCAAACAATGTGAATCTATTTATCTTCAATAGTGTATACTGCTTTTTTGCAGAGAAGTATTTGGAAGATTACGAAAAACAAAACGTAGCTCGAATACTAAAAGAAACTTTTGTGGAGGCTGAAGATCATTCAGTATCAACAGATCGAGTACATATCATCGTTGAGCAAAAGATTGAATTGGTACTGGATTTTATTAAGATAAGAAGTTGTGTTCTGGAATGCTTTTCAACCGTAAGACACATGGAGAATGATGGCAGGTGATTAGTTAAGGAAAACGTTACTTATACAATTTAAGACACTTTCCCCACCACCCCAGCCCTTTTATCTATCCCTTACCTATTtgtgtattttgtatataaatatgatgtattgtCGGATACTTTAAGCgacccgtctgctatatttttccattacagttaAGTTTTGTTGCGGGCCCTGGCTGCTCTGTGCTTCAGGGAAATCTACCCATACcttttacttttttatcattACCGCTCTTTTAAACTCAGAGCGAGATTTCCCGAGTTTAGCATTTTTGTTGAAGTATTTTAATAAGAttcttatttcatatgaaatagaAATCTTTAAGAGTATGACATTGTCCCCcaaaaaaaagaatattgaatGAGGCCTAtacattaacattataaacaaaaatacttttcttaTTTCCTCGTATTACGAAAGTACACCTTTTTTCCTTTTATAAATGAGTGATCGCTTCTAAACGAAATAACATTATCTGTTCTCAGTTTTGCTGGTTTGACCTGGAAGACATTGGAGTCGCCAGTGGAAGAGACATTAGCAGAAGGTAAATTTTACAATCGCACGTTATTCGTAAAGAAATAGTTGCATTCCTTAAGGCCATGCCAAATTTATTTGTAGTTTATTGGAACGACCTCGTCAAATATTCCATTTTCtagaaaaaatacagaaacaaattttttaattttttttttagggcgGCTTATCAATAACAGCAAAATATTCAGTCAACactattttttcttaaaaactaacCCGAATATTGACTCCATCTGTGTTCAGGGCTGGTTCTTTTTTGTagaaagtaaaaataatattagaTATATAAGCAATTCACATATAGACACCCTGATTACATCTTCTTTTCTTTTCGTGAACACGTGACGCTGTTCTGTAAAACCAGTAGTTCGATGTTATCTTAATGTTACAGAACCTACATCAACTTTATTAATAAACCTGTCACTTAAAAATAGGTTTAAAATGCGTACAATCTGGAAAAAACGACTACACTTGACCAAGTTAAGACCAAGTTATTAGAGTAGATGATATAGAATCACTCTACTACCATTCACCTATGGATAAAATGTTGATAAATGCACTCTGCTGATATAATTGCaattcttgtttaaaatttgttttgaaaaaacatATCCTAAGTTaacaacaaaattttatgaaaatatttattaggAAAGAATAAGTGCATCTGAATATTCAGCCTAAGAATCCACCTGTAAGAGAAAAGTTACAGGCAATGACTTTGTTGAAATGCCCTATTGGAACTCTTTGATGTTTAATGGTATCCAATAAATTTACAAAAGATATGCACCTGCAGATTTGGCGTTGAATTCAATCAGTAAAAGTTCAGGGTCATTGCTCTTGCATTTGACAAAACGGcatttttaattacaaaatattttttgtaaaacagaaTACTCACTATACTTCAACAATAATTCCAAAGGATGTACACATGTTGAAATTGCATGGTGTCATTTTAAGCCACCGTACATTTAGCTGTTGAATAAATGTTATCTTTTCATGCACAGTGGTActatttaaaatttgttattaaatcagttgaaataaatataaaaaaatcgaaACAATGTCATGCTCGCTTCATTAAAAATGTACCTGtctttaaaaagtcaaaattaagaaagaaaatatCACGCGCTCGCTAAATATGTTGTTGTAAATTTTCCGACGAATATCTAACCAGTTTAGCATGACCTTATATGAGTTATAATAATTTTCAATGCGTACCTTAAGCTGTTCTTGTTTGTCATCCGTTTAGAATCAGGTTTAGAATCAGGTACAAATGATTAGAATCTTACATACCTttaattgtgaaaataaaatgaattgattAATActgttttgtatacattttaaaaaacatgCTAGTTAtacacatacattttgtaatacccACCTAATTTTGAACAcatatttgcaatgtttttaaTTGATTAATGATCCTTATAATTTCCAGAGAATATGGATCAGACAGGTATTTCTGAAATGACTTGTGAGGATTTTGCAAATTACGTCGCCGAAACCCTGTCAAAAGTTAAAGTCAGTTTATATGACCCTTTCAAGAAAGCATTTTTGAATGAAAGTATCTCACCAAAAGCCTTTGTTGACATGACAAAAGATGAAATGAAAGAAACATTTCAGCCCTACCTAGAGGCGACTAAATTTGGCATTGGTCTACAGAAAGAGTTGAGTCTTATTCAAAGACAAATAAAGAATGAGAACATTACCATAAATTCTGATAACATCGGACTATTACGCCCATTTGATACGCCCTGTGGAAATTTAACTTACAGCAAGTGTAATGTCCGGCCAGATACTGGAAACCTTCTTGTTCCAAAGCATGAATTTAGATTTCTGCCTTCCAATAATCAGTATACACGATACTATGTAGCGAAAGAGATTGTTAAATTTGCAGCCGCCTCTATCAATGGACGAAAAAATGGAACCATACATTTTGGAATAAAGCCTTTGAAATGCCAGATAGGTCAGATAATCGGAATTGCTTCGAACAACGAATGTATCAAATGTTTGAATGACGAAATAGCACGGTCAGTTGAAGTATGTTTCAAAGAGTATGCATCAGTTGTATTTAGATGCATTCGCCCTGTACAAATAATTCCAATCGAAAATGGAAGAGTTGTTATTGAAGTTGATGTAGTtccattttcaaaacatattagtAGTCAGTTGTTGTCGATGGACTTCCCTCCGAAAGGTTACCAGCATCGACAATGTTTCGTTTTTGGTGTAAAACCAGATTGGCAAATATTACCAATAGCTGCAAACAAAGTGAAACAAGTTGAAGAGGTGTACACAAAGGTTTTACAGGAACGGGCACTTCTAGAAGAGGCAAATGATCAATCTGGTGACAAACGAGTTCGTCTTAGAAAAAATCTTGTGAAAATGCTGACGGGAGGGAATAAATACATCACTGACGAGTTTGTTCCAATAATTGTGTCTGGAAATATAACAGGATTATCAAAAGAAGAAACTCTGAGGAAGGAGTTAGACATGAAACGTGCATTTAAATCCGCAAAATTGGTTCTGGACTTTGACAGTTCCGTCAAACTACGAAGTAAAGTCGAAGACGATCAAATGCTCTTCACTGTAAAAACAGCGGAGGACCTGACACTTCAGGCAGATCTTTCCCATACAAGTCCTACATGGGTTTATTGCAATGGAAATGAGGAATTGTCAAAGGAAAACATGACGATGGAAAATTGGCTGGAAGAAAGATCCGATGGTGTTAAGAATGCTTTAGATGTTATGAAAAAACTTATTCCGAAGACAAGGGCGAAGGTTGTTTTCCTTTTGTTTCAAGCTAATTCGACTGAAAGAGATCCAATTCACGAAGCTGCTAGAATGTCTATTCTGTCCTCATTTAGAAATCAGTGCATTGTCATTGCTGAAAATGATGAGATTATCAAAGATCTGAAAAAAGAGTTGGTAGGTACAGTTGGTGAAAGGAAAATTGATAACTTCTTTCACACCGGATTGGCATGGGATGAAATTTCTCAGTTGTTGAACAGCGTTTGTAGAAGAAATCCTGACGTTGTATGCAAGTTACCACGTTGTGATGGACATTTTGCGGAAATGACGAAAAAAGAAAGAGAAGAGCTGAAGTTTACTGATATTGATATCCTTAGTGGGGAAGAATGCATAGATGAAGAGTCGAAAATGCCTGATCAAGAAAGAAAGGTAAATAGAAATGAGATACAAGAGCGATTTTATCGTGGTGGTCAATGTTCATGGTGGAATTTTTACTATCAGACACATGTTGGTAAAAGGGACCTATTTGATCGCCACAAAGGTGATATAAATGAAAAGTTGACAGGTAACAAGGGAGAAGCTTTGATAGAAATACACGACATAGAACATCACCCTGGTGCTGGTGGTAGCACTTTAGGGAGACATTTACTTTGGCACTTCAGCCAGTTTAAACAAACTCCGGAAAAGGCTTACCGTTGCTGTGCTGTAAGGAATACAAGCGTAATTGAAGACACTATAAACCAGATCGAGAAGTTTCGGAGTTTCAAAGATGGTGATTGCCCAAAACCATTCATAGTATTGGCAGATAACAAAAGTGAGGATAACGTCATTCTGTTAAAAACAAAGCTGCATGAGCTTGCCTACAAAACTGGTTCCCCTGGAAAGTTATTCTGCTTGATTTTGATAATCAACAGAATGCCGATTACACACGACGAATCAGAAGGAAAACCTTTGTTGAAGCACAGACTGAGTACTACGGAACAGAACTGGTTTGAAAGCAAGTACAGAGAAATGGAAAACTCAGACGACATTGATGTTAAAACGCTGATAGCTTTTAATTTCAtgagaaaatcatttgatatatCGTACATGAAAAAAACTGTTGACAGTATTATGCAAGGTGtatcaaagaaagaaatgaaCGTATTAAGATGTCTTGCCCTAATAAGCTCTTATGAAAGCGACCACCCTGTGCCAGAAAACGTGTTTGACTACATGATGAATGAACAGATTGACACGGAACTGCTTTTTGGACAGCCTTGGGGAATTGCTCATTCTGTACCGGAGTTACACAATCTTGCAAAGTTAAGAAATGAAACGTGGAACATGCACATGTCAGATGCGATGAACCTTTTGATAGCAAAGAAGGAGGACCAGGATTTTTACAACAGTGGTGTTTGTCTTATTTCACAGCTGCTTGCGAAAACAGTTCTTGAATACATTAAGACGAACGAAGGTTTGACATTGGAGAGTATTGTTGACAGCGTGTTAGATTTAGTTGAAACGCAACAAAAAGAGACAAACCCAATGTCAAAACGTTTTGTAAAAATTGTCTGTAGTCTCTTTAAAACAAGACAGTTACTGGAGAGCGAGAGAGGCGATCTAAAAGAGAAATTTTCCGATCTGGTTCTTGAGCTGGCCCATTCTGTGGAAGGTGACACAGACGCTAAGTCTGGGCAAAGGGTACTGCGGGTCACACAGCGTTGTTTTGATATAACGGAAGATGCAATGGTCGGCCAGCAACTGGCCAGGTTCAATATACACATAAAGGAATTTGAAGCAGCTGAAATTGCAATTAAACGTTCACTTGAAAAACGTCCACAAAGCTCGTATTTGCTAGACACATATGGGcaaatatttaaatcaaaaatGGAATTTCTGATCGAAAGTGCTACCCAAAATGGTAGTAAAATTAACGACGATGTGGGGTCAGAGATTATAGATTTAGCTTTCCAGGCTATAGAAAAGTTCACAGAAGGTCAGGAAATTGCTGTTTCTCTAGAAGAGGACACTAACTGGGGCTGCTTCAACACAGAAGTGAAAACGGCTTTGTATTTGCTTGAAAAGTTCGAAAAGTTTGAATGTTTTACTACCCGTCAAGCATTTGTCAGTTTTTTGAATGAAGATCATTTTGAAGTGAACGATTCGACACTGTTAGGCTTGATAGCGAAATGCCCTTCTCTTGAAAACCTGAGATTAGGCACGCCCGCACAGTGTCATCTAGAGACATCACTCCGTAGTCTTGAGGAAAGAAACTACCAAGTAAAGAGACAGTTATATACCATTTATTCCGAAAATGAAACTCTTTTGCTGAGACTCAGAGAAAGGTTCGAAAGATTTTACGGAAGTCGAGATAGCACTTCAAAGTACCAATTTACATATGGGATTGGCTTGAAACCACTTATGGTAGCAAAGGAACAGAAACAATATCTGCTAGCACGGAGAGTCAAAGAAGCGAAAAGGAACCTTGAAACTTTTGACCAAAGACAAGCTGATGAAAGGGATCTTCTTGTCTACATTGGAAACAACATTATAACTCTTTCAAGTCTGGTCGCAGGCAAAGACACCGATATGTGTAATATAACAGAGTATAAGCGTCTGTTGTCTTACAGCACTCGATTAGTTTCTattcaaacgacatctccaaGATCAAAGAGGCTTTACCTAGAAACATTTCTCTATTACGCCATGCTTCACTGGCCTTTGAAATCTAGAACAACATTAGATCTAGATGTTCTGGCTCGACCAACAGTTTATGAGCAACTGATAAAGCAATGGGAAGATGCTTACAATGCAAATTTCTACATTAAAAGTACAGAACAGTGCCGTAAAAACAGACCCAAAAATTACTTTGCCCTAGGAAAAGGGACCCCAGGCAATGACATTGTTGACCTCGAGGCAATCAGGAAGGAGTGGATGAACAGGAAAAAGAAATCTACTGGTCGTGTTCGCAGACCAGTGTTTGCTGATTTCTTTTGGAGAGAAAGTTTTGTCGAAGAGAGACTAGAAAGGTTGAATGGGACGGTCGACGGCTCTGGTCATGTCGTTATTCACAAGGTAATCGTTATCTTTATACAACATGTTACATAATTATCTACATTAGTACATTTACAACAGATATTCCCAACCTATTTTAGGTTTATAATGTCTAATCGGatttaaataaatggaaaaatatcACGCTAAAGCATATTTACTAAAGGAAGAAATGTGGTAATAACATTTCTCAATGTATTTTTCTGTCAGTTTTAGTGAAGCTCAACTTTTAGGcaccatatgtacataaatagtTATAGTAACAAATCAATCTTATTGCACaataatttctttcttcatttccattacatatttaaatgaagcaaaatactttttagaCACGActgatttccattttttttatatgttttacacaTGCTTGTATATtcatctttaaataacaattttattaaatAGGCTGAATACCCTCTTGGAACACACATATTTAGGATCAATACATACTATCCGTGCACTGCGCTGAGCAACAGAATCGTAACATTTGTACTCGGTTTTACATGGAAAGGGCCAACTGCATTTGATGTTGAGGAAAAGGGTATGTTTTTCACCACAAGTGAAATTTGTATGGTGTCTGAGAGACAAAGATAAGTGTGCTTTTAAACTAGCACCCGAAGCGAGGGACCCTTAATTCCATTTCGATCCGCTACTGATTTAGTTTGGAACCAATAAAATGGTTAATTGTTTAGTCTCTGTTCGCAGATCTTTAGTCGTGTCGTTTTTCAGTAGcgtatgttgttttattattttaaagcaCATCATTTACGATTACTTCGTCTCCGTCCATTCGCGCCAAacaattataattttaaacaGTCGTCAATAACATTCAACGATCAATCAGAAGTTTAAAATACGTTTTATTGATGAGATTTGTAATTGCTTGGCGTTATATgatttttatgacaaaaagatTTGGCTAATTTTGGTTCAATTGGAAAAAATGGCTGCCTTCAGAATTAGGATATATATGTGCGTATTTATCCAGTTAAAGCGTGGTTTCTATTGTTTCGACCGTTCCAATATCCCCCTCCCCCTCAGTTCCTTTAGATGTATCTGTTTCTTTTCTTCTCGATGTCAATTTGTTTGAATGTGTCAGTATATGGTGCTTTacacacatgtatacaaacacaACTCTTGATGTAGTTATTCTTATTCGATAAATATCATTGAGGTAGTCGCTGTCAACAGATGTACTGTATTACTTTGTTACAGCATATTTAAAGTACATATGGACATCATTGCTAAATTTGGTTTTAGGTAAAACAACTTCACGAGGTCCGACTGGAACTGATGATGGGCCCAGCAGTCTGAATTCCGAAACTGAGAATGAAACAACACAAGCAGATGGTGAAAAGGCAGCGAGAAAACTCTCTCAAAGCACAAGCATGACTTATGTTCCCACATCAACAAATAGAAAGTCGACGGGTGTAAAAATCGAAAGTGAAAGCTTACCTCAGCCAAGTGGAGGTCCAACTGAAGGTGCAGACGGCATTTGTGAATCaggtattattattatatttatttggtCGGAATGCAATTGCTTTCTAAGAAGTCTTACATGCCGTTTAAGATTTTCTTCTACACTGATATTGACCTTTATCCTAGTTTACATTATGAAAAAGTGTTGTCTGACGATTTAAATTCTCAGTTTATGGTAATACTCTTGCAAAGGTTTATGGTAATACACTTTACAAGGCttgccattgcgtgtgttagggattcacctaGCGGGGAATACTTTTATTCACACTgtccgtgactttggaacatggtgtggGGTAAGAGTTaggttaggtgcgcaccataaaccggtatAAATTCCTCACTGGTGTTTTTGCCACAGACCGTTCAAatgcggtgccccattgtgttcctttatttgttcctTTTGTCCACGTGTTTGCTTCGTATGTCTGGGATGTGCGTGTGCTCCCGCGCGTATGTGTGTCTAtgcgtgtgtgtgttggtcgtgtgcacgtTCGTTTGCTGGGAGTTGCGATTAGGGTAGGCTgcgttttggaacgtggcattccctaatggatatttatccttgctttTTGTTGAGAACGCAATTCCTTCATTCAAGTTGTTGTTTATTTTCCGAAATGAAAGAAAGATGACGAAGCATTTCTAGACTTATACTAACATTGATAAAACAATTCAGCAATAACTTAGTAATGTAAGTGGAcagtgtgtcaaaggtcaaggtaacaatgactgtttgtgcaaagtttctgctcaatatcttgaAAGTTCGTTTACCTATGATCCCCTCAAAATCATACATTGGCACAGTGCATGATGTCTGCTGGAGACAAAAATAACGTCACAATGactgacagaaaaacaaattgtTTCTGCTGAATATCTTGAGGATTGCGAACTCAAACTTAATACGCATATTGACCGTGAATTGTGCTTTTCGGCCATGtggtcaaagatcaagatcacagtgactgTTAGTACAAAAGATGTTTCCGATAAATATCTTGACATCTGTTTGATCTACGATCCTCAAACTTTGCAGGTACACTGGCCATTGATAAtgaatgacccctattgatatcaAAGTCAGTGGTCAAAATTCAAGATCACTGTGACTGTAAGTACGAAAACCGTTTCCGCTCAAAATCTTGAGAACGCCTTCACCTACGATCCTTTAACCTGGCGGATACTTTGCTCATGCGCAGTGAATAACTTTAAaggattttaaggtcagtagctcaaaggttaagatCACAGTGTCTGTTAGTACACCAGGGACCCTTCTCGATTTTTAGGTTTTTTAATCAAAGATCATGGACATTGTCATGCTAAATGACCAGAAGGACGTGTTATATGATTGGtgctggtcgtctgtccgtctgtttgcagtttagtttcctctaaataacttcagaatgcttcaCAGGCGCATTTCATTTAATGTTTTTGCTAAGAAGTGCGTTTCTGTTGTTTGAGTGTTCTCTTTTAATTTCAAGCCCATGCTGAAGCAAATGCCAAATCTGAAAGCAACAGCTGTGTGCAACAGACCGTCAGAAAATCAAGACGTCAGAGGAAAAACAATaacagaaaataattaaaatgtcatCTAGTCATTTGTATACAGGATATTGCCACTATACTTATGTACTGCTGTAaaaccacctcggtagcctagtggtagagcgcctgcttcgagtgcgggagatcGTAGGCTTATTCcctggccgcatcataccaatGATGTAAagaatggtactagtagctttctcgcttggcaTCCAGCATTTAGAGGAGGATATTTTGGCGGGATAGAACTAGGACAGGTCAGCCCAGTGCCAGTatgatgtgactgggtggggtatcatgtcacgtgtcaaCGGCATGCAGCACTATCAAGTTGGGCATTGCGCTTACTTCTAAAAGTAGACACAGTCATTTGTATGActgaaactttatttt from Mercenaria mercenaria strain notata chromosome 16, MADL_Memer_1, whole genome shotgun sequence encodes the following:
- the LOC128549289 gene encoding sterile alpha motif domain-containing protein 9-like; protein product: MAHVVRGAQNTLINMERRQHFQRAMELNMSIGSDTMRDLIKGYLDKKGLTLKEHLNEDFVKEKLKLYKKLCAENFHTLCSGDPSLEQMDVSVLTVLILNTFPTQLSSDNRKRVKGLRDMRNKLAHVVKAELDDDTLFKESFQMIVGLAKEIGPKNDYAFSLIKTINELRKRELVNCRSNLERVIINNEMFVIKMVESSEKDSVDADETMIKIGLTKWVRQLSRGLNVGVFIRELKDKGVINDTLKRQIEENYSYEEQMQVLILHMLNETRFNLCELCRCLRSIAPRLADLIENTNTDGKEIEKYLEDYEKQNVARILKETFVEAEDHSVSTDRVHIIVEQKIELVLDFIKIRSCVLECFSTVRHMENDGSFAGLTWKTLESPVEETLAEENMDQTGISEMTCEDFANYVAETLSKVKVSLYDPFKKAFLNESISPKAFVDMTKDEMKETFQPYLEATKFGIGLQKELSLIQRQIKNENITINSDNIGLLRPFDTPCGNLTYSKCNVRPDTGNLLVPKHEFRFLPSNNQYTRYYVAKEIVKFAAASINGRKNGTIHFGIKPLKCQIGQIIGIASNNECIKCLNDEIARSVEVCFKEYASVVFRCIRPVQIIPIENGRVVIEVDVVPFSKHISSQLLSMDFPPKGYQHRQCFVFGVKPDWQILPIAANKVKQVEEVYTKVLQERALLEEANDQSGDKRVRLRKNLVKMLTGGNKYITDEFVPIIVSGNITGLSKEETLRKELDMKRAFKSAKLVLDFDSSVKLRSKVEDDQMLFTVKTAEDLTLQADLSHTSPTWVYCNGNEELSKENMTMENWLEERSDGVKNALDVMKKLIPKTRAKVVFLLFQANSTERDPIHEAARMSILSSFRNQCIVIAENDEIIKDLKKELVGTVGERKIDNFFHTGLAWDEISQLLNSVCRRNPDVVCKLPRCDGHFAEMTKKEREELKFTDIDILSGEECIDEESKMPDQERKVNRNEIQERFYRGGQCSWWNFYYQTHVGKRDLFDRHKGDINEKLTGNKGEALIEIHDIEHHPGAGGSTLGRHLLWHFSQFKQTPEKAYRCCAVRNTSVIEDTINQIEKFRSFKDGDCPKPFIVLADNKSEDNVILLKTKLHELAYKTGSPGKLFCLILIINRMPITHDESEGKPLLKHRLSTTEQNWFESKYREMENSDDIDVKTLIAFNFMRKSFDISYMKKTVDSIMQGVSKKEMNVLRCLALISSYESDHPVPENVFDYMMNEQIDTELLFGQPWGIAHSVPELHNLAKLRNETWNMHMSDAMNLLIAKKEDQDFYNSGVCLISQLLAKTVLEYIKTNEGLTLESIVDSVLDLVETQQKETNPMSKRFVKIVCSLFKTRQLLESERGDLKEKFSDLVLELAHSVEGDTDAKSGQRVLRVTQRCFDITEDAMVGQQLARFNIHIKEFEAAEIAIKRSLEKRPQSSYLLDTYGQIFKSKMEFLIESATQNGSKINDDVGSEIIDLAFQAIEKFTEGQEIAVSLEEDTNWGCFNTEVKTALYLLEKFEKFECFTTRQAFVSFLNEDHFEVNDSTLLGLIAKCPSLENLRLGTPAQCHLETSLRSLEERNYQVKRQLYTIYSENETLLLRLRERFERFYGSRDSTSKYQFTYGIGLKPLMVAKEQKQYLLARRVKEAKRNLETFDQRQADERDLLVYIGNNIITLSSLVAGKDTDMCNITEYKRLLSYSTRLVSIQTTSPRSKRLYLETFLYYAMLHWPLKSRTTLDLDVLARPTVYEQLIKQWEDAYNANFYIKSTEQCRKNRPKNYFALGKGTPGNDIVDLEAIRKEWMNRKKKSTGRVRRPVFADFFWRESFVEERLERLNGTVDGSGHVVIHKAEYPLGTHIFRINTYYPCTALSNRIVTFVLGFTWKGPTAFDVEEKGKTTSRGPTGTDDGPSSLNSETENETTQADGEKAARKLSQSTSMTYVPTSTNRKSTGVKIESESLPQPSGGPTEGADGICESAHAEANAKSESNSCVQQTVRKSRRQRKNNNRK